AGTGCTTCATCAGGACATCCAAAAGAGGCTTCGAGACAAACACACCGGCACCACCGAAAGCAATGTGACCGAAGGTATCCACCTGCCAGCTGGCCTCAGACAAAGATCCAACGTAATGCTTCTTGCTCTCATCAAAGAGCTTCAGTTCCTCAGCAATAGTGGGGAGCGACAGGAAGAAGGTGTCGTCGTCACTAAATCCAACCCATTTGGTATGCGGGCGGTGCTTGCGAATGTGCTCGGTGAACGCCTCGACCATACCAAAGTAGCGGGCAGTGAAGTCGAGCGGAGAGGCCTTGAGTGTCAAGTCCAAACCGCGGTTGCGGAAGTAAGTCTCTTGCTTCTCCAGGTCGTCGTCAGATTCCGGGACCAGAACAAGCAGACCGGCTTTGGTGTTTCCGTAGGAGTAAAGCAGAGAGGGGAGCAGGCGGTCCAGACGGTCGACTGTAGTGGCCAAACCGAACAAAAGCTTGGAGGTCTCCTCGACGTCGTCATCGGCGGCTACATCGACGTCAATAATCTCTGGGCAAACGAAGTTTTCCGGCTTGTTCTCGGGAGACACGACCATACCGCGCTCCATGACAACCATGGGCGGGAGCACAGACTTCTCGATTTCCTCCAAGGTGTGGAATTCGGTGCGAGGGTTCACATGACGAGGCCGGAAATAGGCGCGAGTGTAGTTCTTGCGCGGGAGCCATTCGGAGAAGGGTAGGGGGGCGGCCAATTTCGGATCAGCCTCACAGGTGTTGCTGGTCGGCTGTTGCGAATCAGATTGTGCCGGCGTTTGTACTTGAGGTTGCTTATTTCCACTGAAGGAGGTCCGATCAATTGGGTGCTTGAACCGAAGGAAAGCTGAGCGGTCGTAGCGTTCCATGCAAAAGAAGAATATTCCAATGATCACTAAAGCTACCAAAGGGAATACCGCCTTAATTCGAAAGAGAGGCATTTTGGCTTTCCCGGTGTTGACTGACGACTTTTCAAACATAAAGTAAAGAAGGCGACGCGATATGGAGGGTAGATGAACCCTGGAATTAAAAGTTATGGGTTCGGCGTGCAAGGTATCGTATCCCGGGAATCTCGAACAGAAAAAGCCGGtatcaaaccccaattccgACTAAAAGGAAGAGTCAAATAAATGAGTGTTCCAAGAGTGGATTAAAGAGTGGCAGGCAAATAAAGTGCCGAGATATCTCAACGAGAGGCTGGCAGCGTCGGGACCTGCGACACGGTCCAAAGGGGGAGCGTTTGTAAAGAAGAAGCGTGGTTGGAGGAGAGTAAAGACGCAAGACTAACGCGGCTGGACGATATGCCCAGTCCGAGTGAAAAGTCGATGAGAGGATGGAGGATTGTGTCGTGAAGGTGTTGtaagaggaaagaaaaagggagGTAGCCGAAGCAATTAACGGGACAGGATTGGCCGTGTATGAGTATTACCGTAATATATCATTTAGGTCTTTTCTATTTTTCTATTCGTTCTCTAGTTACATCAATGTACATGTGTACATATCTGACGTTGCGCCATCCGACGTTTTTCATTTGATACGCTGTCAGTGATTTCAGAAGATGTTGCAGCTTAGATTTTGATATCTCGGTAttcaccccccccccccccggttGCGGTGTTGATGCCAAGTTGGGATGCAGGAACAGAACCCTTCGATAAGACCACCTCAAATGATATGTGGCTTATACTTTGCTTTCCCTTTGCTTTATCTACCTGTTAAATCTAAGTGCCGATCATGACGAAAAATGGAATGCTGTTTGGCCAGGAGTGATCATCCCCTCCCAGCTTCAGTGGACTACGCCGCCATGTCACTGACGATCGGCAGTGGGTGAataaaatttttttttcctttttttcccctgtGTTGAGGACAGCATTGTTTTTGTTTAATCTGGGTACAGGCGTGGCTGATAAAACTGGAAATAGTCATATGGCCCCTGCTACTCTAAAATAAGCTTCAAGCATCttcaaggccgagaagaCTGTTTGCGGCGTCACATATTTGGAGGCTTGCATGAAGATGCCGATCAGTTGTTTGGGGTATTTCTATGCATGAATTGTATGATAGGCCAGAAACTCATGTCTACTAATAGCTCCGATTGCTGTCTCCCTAGTGTGTCCATGTACACGTCGTACGGAATGATGAGCATTTGGATTTGCATTTACAACATAGACACTACATGTATGGGAATTCGCATTGTATCTAGCTGGCTGCGCCTATCGGAGCCTCCATCATTCAGCAATCTCGGACAAGATAAGCGACTAACAACATCCGTTCCTATCCCGAGATCCCATCATAATGATGTGAATTTAATAACGCACATAGAATTGGAGGTCACGTCACTGTTGTCAAGTTAGCGCTTGGACCATCTGGTTTGTATCAAAGTTTTACTAACGATCTACCTTGACCCTGTACGAAGTACGAAGTAACAGCATCTGATAGTGGAAAGGACAGGTGTACAATTGTATACTCCATCTTATAGGAAAGAGCCCGGGAAATGATCAGAGACGATCGCACTAACACCCAGCCGCGTCAACCAGTCAAAATTAGCCGGAGGGGCAAATGTAGCCAGCGCCCCACAGACACGCGTCCTTCTTGACGTTAATATGCTGGTATTAGTATTCTCCCATGTATTACATACATGGGTGGATCCTTGGCAATTAAATAAAGTCTGTCTTGTTGAGACATTTCTGACATTCAAGGATGCTCCGCAATTTGCACATATTGTTTTATATTAGAAAACGAGAAGAAGTCttccagaaaaaaaaaaaaaaaaggagagacCCTGAAACCATGAATCTTATCGGGTCACGTATTTTCGGTCACCCATGGATTGCCTCACCAGGTGGGCCGAGATCGGCAACCCTTTTAAATGGAAATTTTTAAATGGCCCGGGCAGTTTCTGGTTTAATTGATCCTGTTTCATCATTCTATATGTATACAAACAACATATGTATAACTGAATATCTGAATCTGACCGAAGTATCCGGGGATGACTGGATACTGTTTCAGTTACAACGTGAGTATGGATGGATTACTTCGTACAACAGAAAACAGTCAtcgatgtactccgtacaaagaAGGAATCTGGACCACCTGAACTGTGGAGAATCATCCACTTCTGCCCAGGCCTAAAGCTATGGCATTGACCTTGAGAAGTTTACGCACGGATAGTGCATGCGTCTTATCGGGCTCATACAAGCATCCTGTCATATCTCTTACATGTGAATGTGTCCAGTGTATCAGGTTGAAAAGCCGTGTCAACACCTACGAATCCCCTGGAACATGAGTAATACCAGGTGATGGCATGAAACGTTCGCTTACATAAGACACCACATCGGTCATTTGGGCCTTTTAAAGCTTCAAGGGTCGTCTTGGCGTTTTGGTCGGCAAAAGGGGTAGATTCCATCCGTTGTATTAAACGAGGACCCGTGCATTTCTCTCTTGCGCCTATTGCCATATTAAGCTTGGCCATACGCTGCGAATCTCTTCCTTGCATGATAGGGGCCCGGCCATCTCTCGAGATATTCGAGATCCCTGGGTCGCGTCTCGCGTCTACACACATGCTCCTGTCCCAGCGCAATGAGCATCATTAAAACTCATGTACGGAGCTAATGGAACCTACTAAATTTGGCAACTACCTAGGAATACTACCAACAGAATAGCATCGTTGTTCTATAATTGTACATCAATCGGAATGTTGGCGTCCAACAAGTTGCTCTCAAGGCCAGAAAGGGTCACATCCAAGGCTTTCTACAACGGAGATATGGGCCCGTACTTCAAGACTGCTCTCGGTATTttttgaggatttggattcGGACTTGGTTCCATCCAATTCGCAGCATTAAGCAGTCATGATCACTTCTGCCCCTACTTCACGCGCTAGATCCATCGCACTTGCCCATCGTCACTCCCCAAGCTAGAATCTACACCGGCTTTACGTAACTCGGTGATCGTTTCATCGCCCGCCCACTCAGCACTGCTGAGTGCAATGCTGTATTGCCATCATTTATTCGGTACCACAAAGTTTGTCATGCCACCTGCCGCCGGAGTACGGACTCGGGGGGAAACATCTCATCGCTTGATGCATCATAGTGCGACCAAGAGAGCCTCTAGAACCCACCTTCGGTCTTCCTTCTAAGAGCCATTCTATGAGGCTCACCTGGGTCCCAGTTCCCAGGATACTGGCCGTATGGTCATCAGTTTTGATGACAAAGCGTGGGGGTGTCCGCCCAGTCAACGATATGCGACGGCGACCTCCCAGGCGAATGTTTGCAGTGCCCGATTCCAATCCATGAAAACGAATACCAAGAGTCCTTTATGTAGCTGTGGCTCTGGTGGATTCCCTCTCTTTTTCAGACCCAATGAAGCTCACGATGTTAGTTTAAATCGGTTGAAGTTGGACCACTTGCCTTGGAGAATGGCGTGGAGTCCAGCGGCATAGCTCGACGAGTTTGCAGTCAACTCTTAGTTCGAAGAGACTTCGAATCTAGTTGGTGTTGCACAATGAAGAATCTCCATAGAGAGACAAAATTTGTTGCATGCAATGCATAGCGGAGTGAAGAGcaaaagaaggaaaggaGAGAGACAGGTGAAGAAAACTATCTACTACAGGTGCTACCTCCATAGGGACCTGAGGCTACCAAACATCGTCGGATAGTGATTCCATATTTAAAGTCTGAGGATGACTGATTCTGATCACGCGTTCAAAATACGCTTGGTAAACCGAGcctgatttttttttggtggtGCGCGGAGACTACTTACTGGCTGTCAAAACTTCATCCCACAGTCTGACCTCGAGTAGAAACTCAGTATCCTATAGCTagatctttgtttttttaatCTCCCCATCAAATCTAATGTGAATATAATTCGATCGACAATACACACTATACGCAAATCGATGTATCTTGATCCTTCGCTGCGAGCTTCGCAACAACCGACGACGGCCACGCAATCTATTATCGATCACACAGCACCACAGCTCCTATCATATTCTTTGGGTCCGGTGACTTCGTTATTGACAACATCTGGCAACTATTGATCGCGAATTTGTCCACGTAGTACCGCTGTATCTCCTACGACAACCGAGGGTAGGGACGCTCCTCCAAGCCGACGTCTCCCGACGGCTATTCCGTCCCCCATCATGCCGATGACCTACACGCCGTCCTACAAGCGTGAAAAATAACTAATCCCGTTGCTTTCATGACCCATTCTATGGGCTGCAACATTGCTATAGCATATCACCTCGCCCATCCGGATCATGTCGCAGGCAATGTCTTCTGGGCGGGTAATCATGGCGGTAAATGCATGCGGAGGCTTTTATCTCAGGTGTTGATGATCTCTGAAGTGGAGATTCCGAGCCAATGTGTCGTCTTCTACACCAATATGGGATTGGACGAAGTCACGGCTTCCGGAAGTGTCAAAGTGGCCCGCTCATGTTCGTCGTAACAATGCTACCGTGCTCCCGGGCTTTGCAATGGCGATCGATATTCCACGATCAATATTCCCACTCTGGTAGGGGATAATGATACGGCTCCTCTGGAAGAAATGATAATCTCAATCCTGCGGAAGCTGCTGTCCTGCAAGCTGGAGGTCTTTGGAAATACCTTCAACTATAAGATTGATACAATTTCAAATTCAAAACTGGTTAGACAGTACTGGGATAGCGGGAATAGCGCCTTGAGCAGAAGCGTCATTTATTGAGCAATAAAATAATCTCGCATGTCTGTCTCGATCAGGTCCATCCACTCCTGGTGGATCACCGACCATGAACAAGTTCTAGCCTTGACCAAAAGATGCGCATCACCTGCAGCGTATTTCCCAATGGTTCGCACAATGTTGCCAATCGGATCCACTAAAATGCTCGATGTCCTGGATGTACGATGGTCTACCGAGGGCATGGGGCCTTCCGCCCAAAGGCACACCGGGAGTTATGATAGCCGCCGAGCAGTCCTCTTCAAAGTACCTGGCCTTGTGTTGATTAGGAGTGGCCATAAAAGAGCATTTTCGAATCTCCGACCACAGGTGCTGCTATCATAAAAAGTCCCTCTCTGGATGGCAGTCACGGTCTCAACTTGCTGCTTAGTCTCCACCAGGACCTTGCGGTTCGAAGATGCCACATACCTCAGGCTGATATCTGTGAGAAACTTACATTCAAGAAGCGGCGTGTAGGAGGAAAAGAATGAATTGCCGATGAAACCTGTGGCCCCATGGGGGAAACCACTCAGGTAAAAGATTTCACCTATTGAAGACGTTCATCACGACGATGGTCTGTTCCAGTGCAGGCTTCAACATCGTCCTTACTCGCCAGGCAACCACAACATCACCTTCGCTCGCGAATGCCTTGTTTGCTCCCCTTGGAGCAACGGCAGATGTAGTGCATTTTTCTTCATTCGATCCACGTACCGCTTCGGAAGGCGAATCGGGTGTCCTCCCAGCTTTTGGAACCACATAATCTCAAACAAGTAGTGAAGCCCGAGTTTCACAAGGCTGAGCATGGTCCATAGTCATCCGAGATTGCTATAGCTCTGCGTGGGGGCATATTTGCCTAGTGTATGTAGATAGAGGATCATGATCAAAAGGAACAAAGGCCGGCACTTCTTCTTACTGGTCACGAAGAACAGCTATCCAAGCCTCAAAGAAGTCGGTCCGTGAGATAGCATCAGTAAACGTATGCACATAGCTAATTGTGAGAAGGGTGGCATGCTAGAATAGAGCGGCATGAACATGGAGCTGCGAACGGTCGATGCAAATCCACTCAGTCAACTCTGGAGGACTGGTCAGGTGACAGACTGTAGAGGCAAAGAAATCCTAAGAGGGTGACAAAGAAAAACTGGTCTTGGCCTGCTTTAGGCAACTGTGAGCCCAATGGGTGATCGATTTTGCTTATGCCATACGTCCTAGCAGTGAAAATGAACGCCGTCGCCGTAGATGTCTAGTTATGAAGTGCTGGCAAATGAGATTTGAGTTTTCCACCATCCTGCGATAGTTCGTTGCGTTGTGTTTGCAACGTTAGATTGGAGATGGACTATAAGTTAAGGCGAAGCGGAGCCCCAATCTGGCGCCAATACTGATTTCCACAAGTCTTGACAGTGCTGCCTCAAGATTGAACGCATCTAGGATGTCGTCAAATTGGAGTATAAACGCATGG
Above is a genomic segment from Penicillium digitatum chromosome 3, complete sequence containing:
- a CDS encoding putative chondroitin sulfate synthase, whose protein sequence is MPLFRIKAVFPLVALVIIGIFFFCMERYDRSAFLRFKHPIDRTSFSGNKQPQVQTPAQSDSQQPTSNTCEADPKLAAPLPFSEWLPRKNYTRAYFRPRHVNPRTEFHTLEEIEKSVLPPMVVMERGMVVSPENKPENFVCPEIIDVDVAADDDVEETSKLLFGLATTVDRLDRLLPSLLYSYGNTKAGLLVLVPESDDDLEKQETYFRNRGLDLTLKASPLDFTARYFGMVEAFTEHIRKHRPHTKWVGFSDDDTFFLSLPTIAEELKLFDESKKHYVGSLSEASWQVDTFGHIAFGGAGVFVSKPLLDVLMKHYDECQSWGEQPGDQKLGQCIQRFGETPLTLWPSLYQMDMADPVDGVYESGRKIESMHHWNSWYTKDVVKMTTVSAAAGRKSVLRRWVFDQEETVNSVTGETLRHFWVMTNGYSLVKYTYGEHVPDDAINFDATEKTWPEDPRGYEERLGPLRPAEEEGIAKDRWLLRDAFVVGENVHQFYVREEDEGHSVIEIVWLGPKGGGGGGVSDHYLRGTYQQ